The following is a genomic window from Verrucosispora sp. WMMD573.
GACCGGGACCGATCAGCGGCTGATGCTGCTCGTCGGTCTCGTCGTCATTCTGGCCGGCCTCGCCGGTGCGGTCTCCGTCGCGCACCTGCCCAGCTACGGCGCCATCACGGCGACCCTCACCTGGGCCACCCTGATCTCCCTCGTCGCGGTCGGTTTCATCGTCAAGGTCAGGGTGCGTATCCGCTCCACCAACCACGACATCGCCTGGACCGAGACGGCCATCGTGATCGGGCTCGCGGTGGCACCCGCCTCGGTGGTCATCCTCGCCACCGGGTTCGGCATCGCGATCGCCACGGTCCTCACCGGCAGCTCGCCGATCAAGAGAGCCTTCGGCATCGGCAAGAACATGCTCGTGGCCACCGCCGCCGGCCTGGTACTTCAGGTATTCGGGCGATCCGCCGGCAGCTCAGATCTCGCTGACACAGCGCTCCCCCTCGCCGTCGCCTATCTCGCTGCGGTGCTGCTCGACGAACTCGTCACCCTGCCGGTCATCTCTTTGGCCACCGGAACCTCGTTGCGCACTTTGTTCCGTGAGGACTGGGGTCTCCGCATCAGTGCGGCCGTCGCCCGCCTCATCGTCATCATCAGCACGGTGCTGCTCATCAACGTCGACTTCCGGCTGCTCCTCGCGGTGCCTCCGTTGATGCTCAGCCTCCACCTGCTCTACTCGGCGCGAATCCGCTCCCGCACCGAGCAGCAGGTGTGGCAGCGGCTCGCCCAGACCACCGACGCGCTCAGCGTGGTCGAGTTGGACGAGGTCCTCACCACCGCGGTCACCCGGGCGGCGGAACTCTTCTCCGCCGACGAGGTGGAGGTCGAGCTGCGCGACGCCGACCGGGTGGTACGCGGCGGCACCGACGGTGTCACGTACGACGGTCCGGCAGCCGAGCCCACCACCGTCCAGGGCGCGGTGGTCCCTGCCCGCCTGGAAGGGCACGACAAGACGGTCGACGTGGGCATGCTGCGGCTGCGATTCCGCGGACCGGTGAAACTCTCCGAGCGGGAGCAATACACCCTCTACACCTTCGCCTCGGCGCTGTGCACCGCCATCCGCAACGCCCAGGCGTACGCCGAACTCGCCCGGGTGGCCCAGGCCCACGCGCACGACGCGACGCACGACGCGCTTACCGGTCTACCCAACCGGCGTCACCTGCTCGACGCGGGCAACGACCAACTGAACCAACGGCACGCCGACGGGGTGACCGCCCTGGTGTTGATCGACCTGAACCACTTCAAAGAGGTGAACGACACCCTCGGTCACACCGCCGGGGACCAGATGCTGGCCGCCGTCGCCGAACGGCTGCGCGCTGCCGCCCACGCCGAGGACCTGGTCGCCCGGCTCGGCGGCGACGAGTTCGCCGTACTCCTGCGCGCCCTGCCCGCGCCCGCGGTCGCCGCACACCGCGCCGAAACGCTGCTGGCCGCGCTGCACGAACCCTTCGATATCGACGGCATGCGGCTCAACGTCGAGGCCAGCGGCGGTATCGCCGCCGCTCCCGCCACCGGCGGCATGGTCGAACTGCTGCGCCGCGCGGACGTCGCCATGTACCAGGCCAAGCGGGCCGGGCAGCGGCTGGCCAGCTACGCGTCCGCCCGGGACACCGCCGACCTGGATCGCCTCACGCTCGGCGGAGACCTGACCCGGGCCGTGGCCGACCACGAGTTCACCGTCAAGTTCCAGCCGATCGTCGAACTCGGCAGCGGTGAGGTCATCGCCGCCGAAGCGCTGGCCCGATGGCGTCACCCCACCCACGGCATGATCGACCCGCTGCGCTTCCTGGAGACCGTCGAACGGTCGGGCCTGCTTCCGGCCTTCGCCGAAGCCATCCTCGACCAGGCCCTGATCGCCGCCGGCGCCTGGCGGGACGCCGGATTCGACGTACCCGTGGCGGTGAACGTCTCCCCGCGCAGCCTGCTCGACGCCCGGTTCCCCGGTTTGGTGCTGGCCCGCCTGCGCGCCCACGACCTGCCACCCGACCGGCTGATCCTGGAACTGACCGAGACCCTCACCCTCAGTCAGCTCGACGTCGTCGACCGGGTACTCACCCGACTGCGCGACGCCGGCGTCCGGCTGGCCCTGGACGACTTCGGCACCGGCTACTCCTCACTCTCGCTACTCTCCCGGATCCCGGTGCATCAGCTGAAGATCGACCGAAGCTTCGTCACCGGCATGGAATCCTCCACCGAGGCCGCCGCGATCATCCGCTCCACCCTCGATCTCGGTCGCAGCCTCGACCTCTCCGTGGTGGCCGAGGGCGTGGAGCGGGAGGCGCAGCGACGCACCCTCTGGGAACTGGGCTGCACCGCCGGCCAGGGTCATCTCTTCGCCCGTCCGCTGCCCGCCGGAACACTGCTCGCCGCACTCCAGCGCGGCACCGGCGACCGGCCCGGCTGCCTGGCGGTCGCCCTGCACGACACCGGCGCGGTGGTCCGGCTACCGCAGGGACGCCGACAGGGCGGACGGGGCCGCCACCAGCCGGCCTGACAGACTAGCCCGGGTGAGCACCACCACCCCGACCAGCCGCCGTCCCGGGTGGTGGCACCGGATCGACACGACCGCCGGAGGTCTCGCTCTCGACCTCGGCCTCTACGCCGTCTCCGCCGCCTTCGCCGCAGTCACCGCGGCCACCTCCACCCTCCTGCCGCACCGCGCCTGGGGCGGTATCG
Proteins encoded in this region:
- a CDS encoding bifunctional diguanylate cyclase/phosphodiesterase, translated to MLLVGLVVILAGLAGAVSVAHLPSYGAITATLTWATLISLVAVGFIVKVRVRIRSTNHDIAWTETAIVIGLAVAPASVVILATGFGIAIATVLTGSSPIKRAFGIGKNMLVATAAGLVLQVFGRSAGSSDLADTALPLAVAYLAAVLLDELVTLPVISLATGTSLRTLFREDWGLRISAAVARLIVIISTVLLINVDFRLLLAVPPLMLSLHLLYSARIRSRTEQQVWQRLAQTTDALSVVELDEVLTTAVTRAAELFSADEVEVELRDADRVVRGGTDGVTYDGPAAEPTTVQGAVVPARLEGHDKTVDVGMLRLRFRGPVKLSEREQYTLYTFASALCTAIRNAQAYAELARVAQAHAHDATHDALTGLPNRRHLLDAGNDQLNQRHADGVTALVLIDLNHFKEVNDTLGHTAGDQMLAAVAERLRAAAHAEDLVARLGGDEFAVLLRALPAPAVAAHRAETLLAALHEPFDIDGMRLNVEASGGIAAAPATGGMVELLRRADVAMYQAKRAGQRLASYASARDTADLDRLTLGGDLTRAVADHEFTVKFQPIVELGSGEVIAAEALARWRHPTHGMIDPLRFLETVERSGLLPAFAEAILDQALIAAGAWRDAGFDVPVAVNVSPRSLLDARFPGLVLARLRAHDLPPDRLILELTETLTLSQLDVVDRVLTRLRDAGVRLALDDFGTGYSSLSLLSRIPVHQLKIDRSFVTGMESSTEAAAIIRSTLDLGRSLDLSVVAEGVEREAQRRTLWELGCTAGQGHLFARPLPAGTLLAALQRGTGDRPGCLAVALHDTGAVVRLPQGRRQGGRGRHQPA